In the genome of Amphiura filiformis chromosome 4, Afil_fr2py, whole genome shotgun sequence, one region contains:
- the LOC140150613 gene encoding ceramide kinase-like protein, with protein MAAAQQEDDRQTCSSQEMPSLPLRGIFDIDKIPCDVVLDNEEYVSWSIIQPTGKDAKVGSNHQCLYLREVFAVRIKRYQRSGRKSGYAQGVTLFTRKPKRGSCLLRQGNVTLCAANEETCQMWAKAIGQITKGYTDRPKMLHVFIDTQCENGNAMQIFHKKVQPLLQLAKIAFEIVDSSQPGHVKQVLQTMNYEGIDGIVCVGDDKIVTEVSNGLLLRTQSDAQLPIKPDHTHLAKCCIPLGIIPVGPFNLVAHSSQGASDPVTSTLHIIYGTTHHIDVCTLFQDDKLIKFGFSAMYGFGGDCLRRAEKKKKLLGKRRAEYAVARSILKLKPYECEVSFLPCSSDVDGCIPDRTPCQAGCRICQTVGDHRSLTQPPFWANNSPPALKKGPALASFLRIPHINAEDSADNSSISSYASSEGRRTPQLYQSSESIDRRRPSSGNSWTQGFDEYLNGQPTVVAKEQGAMNRGIASHFVKLQQRVEGIAVLPDRFENSSSDWRTVDGAFLNVSLMTLPNLCSLCPGGMSPQTHLADGSADLILARTTTKAEFVQHLRRYASEKDQFDMPFMCVRRIKAVRFTPKAACPRTNDSTTVIQQSKMELMSNESSQDVEEVGSADQLSMWNIDMEMFPAMSLEIRVHKQLLTVYGAGVAFIDKSPATCGCL; from the exons ATGGCTGCTGCTCAGCAAGAAGACGACCGCCAGACATGCTCATCTCAAGAGATGCCAAGCTTGCCTCTCCGCGGTATATTTGATATCGACAAGATTCCATGTGACGTGGTTCTCGACAACGAGGAATATGTAAGCTGGAGTATAATACAACCTACTGGCAAAGATG CCAAAGTTGGAAGTAACCATCAGTGTCTTTACCTCCGTGAGGTCTTTGCCGTCCGCATCAAGAGATATCAGAGGAGTGGAAGAAAATCAGGCTATGCACAAGGTGTCACTCTTTTCACCAGAAAGCCCAAACGAGGGAGCTGTTTATTACGACAGGGTAACGTCACGTTGTGTGCGGCTAACGAAGAAACATGTCAGATGTGGGCAAAAGCTATTGGGCAGATTACAAAAG GTTATACAGACAGGCCAAAGATGCTTCATGTTTTCATAGACACACAGTGTGAGAATGGTAATGCTATGCAGATATTCCACAAGAAGGTACAACCACTACTGCAGCTGGCTAAAATTGCCTTTGAAATCGTTG ATTCCAGTCAACCAGGCCACGTGAAGCAGGTTTTACAGACAATGAATTATGAAGGAATTGACGG GATTGTCTGTGTTGGAGATGATAAGATAGTTACAGAGGTATCCAATGGCTTGTTGCTAAGGACTCAGTCTGATGCTCAGCTGCCAATCAAACCAGACCACACCCACTTGGCTAAATGTTGTATTCCACTTGGAATCATCCCAGTCG GTCCCTTCAATTTGGTTGCCCATTCTTCACAAGGTGCTAGCGATCCAGTTACATCAACGCTCCATATCATATATG GAACTACTCACCATATAGATGTATGCACACTCTTCCAAGATGACAAGTTGATCAAATTTGGCTTCTCAGCAATGTATGGTTTCGGAGGTGACTGTTTACGTCGAgccgagaagaagaagaaactgtTAGGAAAGAGAAGAGCAGAGTATGCAGTGGCCAGGAGCATCTTGAAACTTAA ACCTTATGAATGTGAAGTGAGCTTCCTGCCTTGTTCTTCGGATGTAGATGGATGTATACCGGACAGGACACCATGTCAGGCTGG TTGCAGAATATGTCAAACCGTTGGAGACCATAGAAGTCTTACACAGCCTCCATTCTGGGCAAACAATTCCCCACCAGCTCTCAAGAAGGGACCAGCCTTGGCCAGTTTTTTGAGGATTCCCCACATAAATGCAGAAGACTCAGCTGACAACTCTTCCATATCATCTTATGCATCATCAGAAGGAAGACGGACCCCACAACTCT ATCAGTCATCTGAAAGCATAGACCGCCGGAGACCATCTAGCGGTAATAGCTGGACACAGGGATTTGATGAGTATCTTAATGGTCAGCCTACAGTGGTTGCTAAGGAACAGGGTGCAATGAATCGTGGGATAGCCAGCCATTTTGTGAAGCTACAGCAAAGAGTAGAAGGGATTGCTGTATTGCCTGATCGATTTGAGAATA GTTCTAGTGATTGGCGCACAGTGGATGGCGCTTTCCTCAACGTGAGCTTGATGACGCTACCCAACCTTTGTTCCTTGTGTCCAGGGGGTATGTCCCCACAGACACACCTTGCTGATGGAAGTGCCGATCTCATACTAGCAAGGACGACCACAAAGGCTGAGTTTGTTCAGCACCTTAGGCGATATGCATCCGAGAAAGATCAG TTTGATATGCCTTTTATGTGTGTTCGTCGTATCAAAGCGGTGCGTTTCACACCAAAAGCAGCTTGTCCCCGGACCAATGATAGCACAACAGTAATCCAACAATCCAAGATGGAGCTCATGTCCAATGAGTCTAGTCAGGATGTAGAGGAGGTGGGCAGTGCAGATCAATTATCGATGTGGAATATAGACATGGAGATGTTTCCAGCTATGTCACTTGAAATACG AGTTCACAAACAACTGCTGACTGTGTACGGAGCAGGTGTGGCGTTTATTGACAAATCTCCAGCGACTTGTGGATGCCTGTGA